A window from Kribbella jejuensis encodes these proteins:
- a CDS encoding HIT family protein, giving the protein MSENCIFCGIVAGTIPSTRVAETDRAIAFMDIAPATPGHLLVIPREHSTDLREAAPEDLIAAMSLAQSMVSRVIDRLDGATGANLLSCIGADAWQSVFHTHLHVIPRYPDDPMVLPWKPESGDLDEIKAVHAKLI; this is encoded by the coding sequence ATGAGCGAGAACTGCATCTTCTGCGGGATCGTGGCCGGAACCATCCCGTCCACCCGGGTTGCCGAGACCGATCGGGCGATCGCGTTCATGGATATCGCCCCGGCGACGCCCGGTCATCTGCTGGTGATCCCGCGCGAGCACTCCACCGATCTGCGCGAGGCGGCGCCCGAGGACCTGATCGCCGCGATGTCCCTCGCCCAGTCGATGGTCAGCCGGGTGATCGACCGCCTCGACGGCGCGACCGGCGCGAACCTGCTGAGCTGCATCGGCGCGGACGCCTGGCAGAGCGTCTTCCACACCCACCTGCACGTGATCCCGCGCTACCCCGACGACCCGATGGTGCTGCCGTGGAAGCCCGAGTCGGGCGACCTCGACGAGATCAAGGCCGTGCACGCGAAGCTCATCTAG
- a CDS encoding tetratricopeptide repeat protein — translation MNDPSESRLQMAAHWLRIGRPERVLDELQGLSGDAGVDYRAYLFRGAALHSLDRNSEAIDVLRDGLAQHGPFPAMLHVLGSSLRSEGRLPEAEAAFLQGLSLDPNDPDLLLGYAHVCLAAGQAEKAGALVERAASHAPESVAVSAARAQVAFALGNDREMHRHSAEALSYDPEDPNARALHGTASMLTGDARAGYDSLRSAAAAQPGDADLRAAAREAKLYNHPLMLPLRPFARVNPLVVWIGAVVVIYGLRAAGLGPLSFAFAMIWLVFCVYSWVVPPIVRRWINRKWGS, via the coding sequence GTGAACGACCCGAGCGAGTCCCGCCTGCAGATGGCCGCGCACTGGCTGCGGATCGGCCGTCCGGAACGGGTTCTCGACGAGCTCCAGGGCCTGTCCGGTGACGCCGGCGTCGACTACCGCGCGTACCTGTTCCGCGGTGCGGCACTGCACTCGCTCGACCGCAACAGCGAGGCGATCGACGTACTGCGGGACGGCTTGGCGCAGCACGGTCCGTTCCCGGCGATGCTGCACGTGCTCGGGTCGTCGCTGCGCTCCGAGGGCCGGCTGCCCGAAGCGGAGGCCGCGTTCCTGCAGGGCCTGAGCCTCGACCCGAACGACCCGGACCTGCTGCTCGGGTACGCCCACGTCTGCCTCGCCGCCGGACAGGCCGAGAAGGCGGGCGCACTCGTCGAGCGAGCCGCGTCCCACGCGCCGGAGAGCGTGGCGGTGTCGGCGGCCCGCGCCCAGGTCGCGTTCGCGCTCGGCAACGACCGCGAGATGCACCGCCACAGCGCCGAGGCGCTGTCGTACGACCCCGAGGACCCGAACGCTCGAGCCCTGCACGGCACGGCGTCGATGCTCACCGGCGACGCCCGCGCCGGGTACGACTCGCTCCGCTCGGCCGCCGCCGCGCAGCCGGGCGACGCCGACCTGCGCGCGGCCGCGCGGGAGGCCAAGCTGTACAACCATCCGTTGATGCTGCCGCTGCGGCCGTTCGCGCGGGTGAACCCACTGGTCGTCTGGATCGGCGCGGTCGTCGTCATCTACGGCCTGCGCGCCGCCGGCCTCGGCCCACTGTCGTTCGCGTTCGCGATGATCTGGCTCGTGTTCTGCGTCTATTCGTGGGTCGTCCCACCCATCGTCCGCCGCTGGATCAACCGGAAGTGGGGATCATGA
- a CDS encoding tetratricopeptide repeat protein — translation MSNDRIDALRKAVEANPDDVLLRLVLAESLNVAGETEEALDQYVVLLDHHGLPDDQFVPVGELAAANGRLALLRNLLEAARQRGVVEGTGRLQQLVDGMIAERSGVRIKVGPEAETPYEQDLVKEATTFDQVGGMDEIKRVIHRMVILPQSRPELYEKYGRKAGGGVMLYGPPGCGKTLLARATAGECGLPFVNVRIEDVMDPYLGVSERNLHEAFEHARANGPCVLFLDELDALAFARHKHGGSESRRLVDVLLQELDAIGSENDGLLVLAATNAPWDVDEAMLRPGRFDRVIFVPPPDEPARADILAVLTKGVPADGLDLKALAAQTAMFSGADLRALIERGVDKVIDEALSTGGEPPLAMQHLTEALAAVKPSTLDWLHRVRSYIEFANQSERYDDVAAYLASRDVRRRLNKN, via the coding sequence ATGAGCAACGACCGGATCGATGCGCTCAGGAAAGCCGTCGAGGCGAACCCGGACGACGTGCTGCTGCGGCTTGTGCTCGCCGAGTCGCTGAATGTCGCCGGGGAGACCGAGGAAGCGCTCGATCAGTACGTCGTACTCCTGGACCACCACGGCCTGCCCGACGACCAGTTCGTCCCCGTGGGGGAGCTGGCCGCGGCCAACGGGCGGCTCGCGCTGCTCCGGAACCTGCTCGAGGCGGCCCGTCAACGAGGCGTCGTCGAGGGCACGGGACGCCTGCAGCAACTCGTCGACGGCATGATCGCCGAGCGCAGCGGCGTACGGATCAAGGTCGGTCCCGAGGCCGAGACGCCGTACGAGCAGGACCTGGTGAAGGAGGCGACCACCTTCGACCAGGTCGGCGGCATGGACGAGATCAAGCGCGTGATCCACCGGATGGTGATCCTCCCGCAGAGCCGCCCGGAGTTGTACGAGAAGTACGGGCGGAAGGCCGGCGGCGGCGTGATGCTGTACGGCCCGCCCGGGTGCGGGAAGACGCTGCTCGCGCGGGCGACCGCGGGGGAGTGCGGGCTGCCGTTCGTCAACGTCCGGATCGAGGACGTGATGGACCCGTACCTCGGCGTCTCCGAGCGGAACCTGCACGAGGCGTTCGAACATGCCCGCGCCAACGGCCCGTGCGTGCTGTTCCTCGACGAGCTGGACGCACTGGCCTTCGCCAGGCACAAGCACGGCGGGTCCGAGTCGCGCAGGCTGGTCGACGTACTGCTCCAGGAGCTCGACGCGATCGGCTCCGAGAACGACGGCCTCCTGGTCCTCGCGGCCACCAACGCGCCGTGGGACGTCGACGAGGCAATGCTCCGGCCCGGGCGGTTCGACCGGGTGATCTTCGTACCGCCGCCGGACGAGCCGGCCCGCGCCGACATCCTCGCGGTGCTGACGAAGGGCGTACCGGCCGACGGCCTCGACCTGAAGGCGCTCGCCGCCCAGACCGCGATGTTCAGCGGCGCGGACCTGCGGGCGTTGATCGAGCGCGGCGTGGACAAGGTGATCGACGAGGCGCTGTCGACCGGTGGCGAACCGCCGCTGGCGATGCAGCACCTGACCGAAGCGCTGGCCGCGGTGAAGCCGTCCACACTCGACTGGCTGCACCGCGTCCGCTCGTACATCGAGTTCGCCAACCAGAGCGAGCGCTACGACGATGTGGCGGCGTACCTCGCCTCCCGCGACGTACGCCGCCGCCTCAACAAGAACTGA